AAAACCCGTTTTCGATAAAGTCCCGCACCGATGTAGTAAGGAAACGATTCTCGGGGATTCCCCCTGTACTCATATGTCTTACTCCGGGGAGAATACTCCACCAACTGCGCATAACCGTGGATCAGATCCAGTTCCGGTCGACGCGACATTTCATCTACAAGCATCCTCAAATTATTTTCCGGCCAGAGATCGTCAACATCAAGGAAGGTGATCAAATCTCCAGCCGTATCTCTTATACCCCGGTTTCTTGCCGAAGCCGCCCCATTGTTATCCTGCCGGAAATAGCGGATATCGCAGGGCAGCCCCCTAATGATTTCAGCCGTGCCATCCGTTGATCCATCATCCACGATGATGATCTCAAGAGAGGGATACGCCTGCGCCAGCACATTTTCAACAGCCTCTTTTATGAAGGCCGCGCCGTTATATACGGGAATAACGACACTGATCAGGGGATTTTGTCGCCCGGCCGAGGAGACCTTCTCGACAAGGGGGCCCTGTGAGACCATCCCGGGGTCCCGGTCCAGAAAGTCAGCAATCGCCCTTGGAATCAGAGCTCGATCACGTCCCAATTCGATCCGGTAGCATGGCAACCGCGAACAGAGCCGGTCAAAGAATTCATAGGTCCGCCGGCCGACATTGGGGAGCTGAGACATTGTTGTGAAAGAAGCCGCCTGCCTTGCAATCGATGGTTCTGTATTTTTAAAAGAGGTCCTTTCTGCATCGACTATACCCGGCACCAGCAGGGCTCTAAGGGGCATTTCCAGCTGCATTTGATCTTCAAAATAGGGATGTAAAAAGAGAACGGCTTTCTCATCTCGTAGTTTGTCTGGATTTTTGATGTGGGGACGAAGCATTGGATATTGATCAATATTGTCCGCATCCAGCTTTGCTGTACCGTACAAATTATAGACCACCGGCTCAGGATCCAATCCGACAATAAGATAGTCATCCGCCACATAAGAATAACCCGCCTGCAAACAGGCAAGGGCGGTACTCGACTTTCCTACCCCCCCCTTGCCGGTTATCAAAACCGCGCCTTTCTCTGTCCCCACTGCGGCGGCGTGAAGGAGTTGCCGACCTCTTCGTTCCATCCCCCAATGAATAAGAGTTCGCAGCGGAGAGGCCTTGACCCAATAGGGCAGCGTCTCCGCCGTCGCAACCCAATAGATTCCATTATTACATTGATGATCAAGAAGATTCACCGAATAATCATGCCAGTGAAATGCCGTTCGTATCCGCTCGCTGTTGAAACCCCAAATATCACCCCGATCAGTGAAATGATCTCTATGACAAGGAGGATCCGGCATCCGGATGCCGGTCGATTGTGAATCCCACAAGCAGAAGGTCAGATCAGGCAGCCCATCGGGGATTATTTTTAAATGTTCAAGCGCAGGTGTAAGGTGCGTCAACAGCCTCTCTCCCGCGAAAGATAGGCGGATGGTCACACCTGCGATTCGATAATCACATATAACTTCTCCCACCGCGGCCCGGGCCTTCAGGAACCGGTCGTATGTCTCATCGTAGAAAGCGATTTGCTCGGCTTCTGTTTTCGGGTTGGTTTTCATCCGCCGGTGGGGCCTCCCGCTCCTCCCGGCCCGGCCGGAACCGGCCCGCCTCGTCGTAGAATGCCGTTCTCAAGATGATAGAGTTCAGTCGCATGAGCAAAGACATCTGGATCATGGCTGATCGTCACCAGGGCCGGCCGTTCATCGAGTTCCAATAGATTTTTCATGAGCCGGTTGATCGCCGAGAGTTCCAAGTGATTTGTCGGTTCATCCAGGATGAGAAGCTTCAGACGGCGGAGAAGCGCCCGCGCAATGGCGATTCTTTGGACCTCCCCGCCGGAAAGCAGAACACCCTCTTCACCGACAGGCGTATCATATCCATCGGGTAGTTTCTCAATGAATTCATCCGCAAGCGCGATATGCGCCGCCCGCCGGATTTTTTCAAGCGTCGCGTCGGAGCATCCATAGGATATATTCTCGCCAATGGTGCCAGAGAAGAAAGTGGGATGCTGCATGACAACGCCGATATGGCGCCGGAGTTCAACCATATCCAGATTGTCGTAGGGAATTCCATCGGCCAGCAACTGTCCCGCGTGCGGACGGTAAAACCCAAGGAGAAGCAGGAGGATGGTACTCTTTCCCGCGCCGTTGGCCCCCAGAATGGCGATATTTGATTTCTCCCTGATTTTCAGATCCACTCCACTCAGGATAGGCGTCTTATCATATCCAAACCGGATCCCCTCCAAATCAATCCGTCCTGTAAAGGGTATTCGTTTTGTTCCATAGTACGGTCTTGTTTCACCGGTATCTCCCAGCCGGTGCAATGTGATGATCGATTCATTTCCTGAAATCAGAAGAGGAATTGAATTTGTTATCGTATTTACACGCCCGTTGAGTAGGCCCGCCGCCACCCAGAAAGACAAGAACTCCCCCAGTGTCATCGAACCCCGGGCGACCGCTGCGCCGCCGACCACGAGAATGATGAGACCGCACAGCCCAACGACCGTGCTTTGGATTTGCCCGTGCACGGCATAAATAAAGGCCATCTTCTCGCTTGTCCGCCTGAGATGATGGAGTTCAGCCTTCCGGCGGATGATCTCTTCTTCTTCGTACGACTGAACGCGCGTCAGATCCATATGCTGAAGAACAAAGAGCATCCCTTTGCTAAAAGCCTCGAACGCCCTTTGGAAAACAAAGACACGTCGTTTCACATATTTTCCGGTCAAACGGATTGTCAGGAATAGAATCGGAGCCAAAGAGATCATCAATACCAGCAGAAACCAGTTCAGGAACACCAGGACGACAATGAGAGCGAGCGTCGCGAAGATAGCCGGAATGAGCTTTGAAACAACTTCATTGCTCATATTGTCGAGACGCTCGGTATCTTGGACAATCTGAGCATGCGTTGTTGTACGATCAAGCCGCGTATAATGAGCTCGCGAGAAAGCATAAAGTTTTGAAAGAATATCCTCGCGAAGATGCTGCACCGCCTCTTTGATCAATTTGATGTGTCGGTCGCGCAACCAAAGAGCGACACCGCTGTTGAGCAGGCGTATGGTAAAAATCCCGATGCCGACATAAACCAGCTTCCAGACATCACCTTCAGGTATCGCTTTGTCAAAAGCATAACGGATAAGATACAGCACGGGGAGGACCAGCAATGATTGAGCCGCAGCGACCAATCCATAGAAGAGGAGTATCCGCAGGCGGCCCCTATAAAAATCGACCAGATAGCGCCAAGCCTTTGGATCGAGGAGTCTTTTATCCGGCTGTCTTACCGCCTCAGCGCTCATCGGCGCCCCTTCCCTTCTGGCTTTCTCACCATCTTTTTGATCTTATTCCAGATGTGGCCGAGAACAACAGGAAGCACCTGCGATCGCCTTTTCAATTGGAAATGATAACGCATGAATTCAGGAATTTGCGCGAGTTTGCTAAAGAGACTCTTGCCCGCCGAGTAGCGCAGAAAATAAACGAAGAGAATCGGATAATACCCCAGGAAGAGGCTCCGCCTTTTATCCGAATCGATGCCGATATAGCGGTACTCGATACGCTCGGTGAAGGTCGGCGGAACGCTCTCCAAGCCATCCAAAATCCGGTGGGGAATGGGAGCCTCAAAGATTTCTTGAAGGTACCTCAAGCCGCGGGCCGCCCGCAGCCGAATGCGCCGCCGGCCGGCCTGGTCCAGGACTCGATCCCAGTCAATGTTGTTACCGGCTTTCTGCAAGATGATCATCGCGTCCGGTATCCAGCGGATCGAAGGCTCAGGATTCCACCGGATCCCATGGACGACCGTGTGCAGCAGGGTATCCGTCGGCTCCATCGCTCTTGTCGGTACACCGGCGAAGCTCAGCTCCATCGACCGTTGCCAAAGTTCCTCATCGGCCTCGTTCTGTAGACATTCCCGATAGACATGCCAATGAAGGTCGAACTCATGATCATCCTTCCCGATCAACTGCACGGCATGGCGGAATCGAAGATCATCGGTAATGGAACGGGTATTGGCTCTCCAATCTTCCTTCTCAAGACGGGCGATAGCCTCTTGAACCTGTTCCTGGGGTACGAGAACATCGACATCGGCCATCGGTCGCACACCAACATCGTTATAGTAATACAGGGCCATGGGGGCCCCTTTGAGAACCATCGTCTGAAGCCCCGCTTCATGCAGGCTCTTCAAAATTGCCGCTGTCTCATGAAATAAACGTTGATTCGCACACCAGGAATAGCGGTAAAGCCCTTTGAGACGCGTCATCAGGGGATCATTCAGACCACAGGCCACAAGGTTTTTGTAAACAAGAGGAAAAAGGCGGAAGGACCCGCGATCATGGTTCTCTTCGATAAAATCGTTTCTTGACGTCCATTCTAGCCAGGCGTCCAGCGCTTTATCGCCCGTTAACAAAGCGGCGCGGAGGAGAATTTCCTGGTCTTTGGTCGGCCAGAAGGCTTCTTTTCGAAGTGACGCCACCTTTCTATTCTTCCTCCCTTATCATATCGTCAGCCATCTTTCGCCGGCGATCGAGCGCGGCTTTGGCGACCTTCAAATAGTCACTCCGCGCATCGGGATCAATGATTCCGATATTTGTTGTATGGATGCGTCTTTTAAGGACAACGTCATTGATCATTTTTGTCTTTATCCCGGCCTCATTGATCCGCATAATCCAATCTATCGTTTCCCCTGCCGTGAAAGCCGTTGAGAAGACGCCGACCCTTTTAATAACCTTGCGCCGAACAAGAATGGCGCCGGCGACCTGAGCCGGCATCGGTTTTGGATCATACTTGATCTGCTTCTGCAAAATATCAGGCAATTCGGGACTCACAAATTGAACGGCATACCCGGAAACAAGACCCAAACTTGGATCCTCCTCGAGCACCCGCCGCTGTCTGTCCAGCTTTCCATCGGTCCAGAGATCGTCGGCATCGAGAAAGGCGATAGTGGAACCCCGCGCCTGTTCCAGGCCGGTGTTCCTGGCTGCACTGATTCCCGCATTCTGCTGGTAAGTGTAATGGACCGGTTCGCCAAAGTTGCTTATCACTTCACTGCTGTTGTCGGTCGATCCATCATCTATAACAATGATTTCGAGTGGGCTGTGGTTTTGAGCCAAAACGCTTCTGATCGCTTCAGCAATATACTTTCCCGCATTATAGCAAGGGATAATGACACTGATGAGAGACCCGTCCTGTGTTTCGTCTTCCGATCCCATTTGGGATTCATTCATTGCCATGTTCCGTTATTATTATTTTCGGTCTCTGGATCGGGCTTCTTGGCCATGGGCCAGCCTGTCTCCTCGACATCGTGGATTGGATCAAGAAGAAGCATATCCTGCATATCTTTATATTTGCTGAGAACAGGAACTTCGAAGGGTTCCTTCCGACCTGCTGATTCCGGCGCCCCATCGCTTATGCCTACCATTTTCGGTTTCGCATGATTCGAGTCGTCAGCGGGAACGATCAGCTTCTCCGCCTGCAATTTCGACAGGAAAGAGAGGACCTCTCTTTCAATATCTTTTTTTTCTGCATCAAATCTCGAGGAGAACTCGCGGCAGATCTCGCCGATGCTGCTCCCTTCATTGATGAGTTCCCAAAGGGCCGCCCCCACAGCTCCGGTGCTGTAGTAGGTGCCCGTATCCAGATTGATCATAACCAGCTCGCCTTCGAGAATTTCCCCGATGGCCGTCGGGCTGTTCACCCGATAGATGTCACGTGGCTCCACCGTAAATCCCCTCGCTTTTAGATAAATCACCCTTGCCGCCAGACGAAATTCATAGAATGATTATCGGCAGGATTCATCCCTTTGTTGTGTTTCGGTTTGCGGCTTTTTGTCATTATTTGAAATAGCTAAATAGGAATTATAGCTGATTTTAGATTCCTTTTCAAACGGGGGACTCATGGAGACCGGCACAGGAAATCCACTTGTCAGCACCATTGTACCTGTCTACAACGGTGAGCCGTTCATCCGGGAAGCTCTGGACAGCATCCTTGCGCAAGATTATGAATCCCAAGAGATTATCGTTGTTAATGACGGATCGACCGACGGCACGTGCAAGATCATCGAATCGTACCCACATCTCACGGTCATCCATCAGTCGAATAAGGGTGTCTCATCAGCGCGTAATGCCGGTTTGGAGAAATCCCACGGCGAGTTGATCGCCTTCCTGGACAGCGATGATAGATGGACGCCTGAAAAGCTCCGGTTACAGGTCGCTTTTCTTCAGCAAAATCAGGAGATCGATTATGTCTGCGCAATGGCCCGCCATCTTCTGGCGCCGGGAACTCCCTGGCCGGCATGGCTGAAAAAAGAACTGCTGGAAAGTCCTCAGATCGCCTACTCCCCCTGTACCCTCCTCGCCTGGAAGAAAACCTTTGAAAGGGTCGGCCCTTTTAATCCCGAACTCCGAACAGGAGAAGATACCGATTGGTTCGCCCGGGCGAATGATCTGGGGATAAGGGGGGGTGTGGTTCATGAGGTCCTTATGGTTCGGCGCATTCATGATCGAAATATCTCCGCGCCGTCGGAACAGAGTAACCGTCATCTTCTCAAAATCTTACAAGCCTCGATTAAAAGGAAACGGGAACTAGCTGAAAAGGAGAAGAATTCCTGATCCCTACCAGAGGGCCAGGACTCCCAGAGTTGCCAATGTTACGATCGTGGCGGAGATGCAGACACCGGCGAGTGTCGCCAGAAGGGCCTGGCGGAAAGGAATCCCAAACAAAAAAGCCGCGGCGGCGCCGGTCCAAGCCCCGGTGATCGGCAGCGGTATGGCGACAAAGAGTGCCAAACCGACCGCTTGATACTTCTCGACAAGCCGGCCCTTTCGTCTCGTCCGCTGGAAAAGCCAGGTGAAGAAACGATCCAGCAGGGGCATCTTTCGGAGCCAATCGCTGATCGGTCCGATCCAGAGCAACAGGGGAATCACGGGAATCATATTGCCCAAGATCGCCAAAGGGACCGCCTCAACGAGTGACAGGTCCCCGCCGATCGGCGCCAAAGCCCATGGAATCGCTCCACGCAGTTCAAGG
This portion of the Candidatus Eisenbacteria bacterium genome encodes:
- a CDS encoding glycosyltransferase family 2 protein, producing the protein METGTGNPLVSTIVPVYNGEPFIREALDSILAQDYESQEIIVVNDGSTDGTCKIIESYPHLTVIHQSNKGVSSARNAGLEKSHGELIAFLDSDDRWTPEKLRLQVAFLQQNQEIDYVCAMARHLLAPGTPWPAWLKKELLESPQIAYSPCTLLAWKKTFERVGPFNPELRTGEDTDWFARANDLGIRGGVVHEVLMVRRIHDRNISAPSEQSNRHLLKILQASIKRKRELAEKEKNS
- a CDS encoding PqqD family protein, whose amino-acid sequence is MIYLKARGFTVEPRDIYRVNSPTAIGEILEGELVMINLDTGTYYSTGAVGAALWELINEGSSIGEICREFSSRFDAEKKDIEREVLSFLSKLQAEKLIVPADDSNHAKPKMVGISDGAPESAGRKEPFEVPVLSKYKDMQDMLLLDPIHDVEETGWPMAKKPDPETENNNNGTWQ
- a CDS encoding ABC transporter ATP-binding protein/permease — translated: MSAEAVRQPDKRLLDPKAWRYLVDFYRGRLRILLFYGLVAAAQSLLVLPVLYLIRYAFDKAIPEGDVWKLVYVGIGIFTIRLLNSGVALWLRDRHIKLIKEAVQHLREDILSKLYAFSRAHYTRLDRTTTHAQIVQDTERLDNMSNEVVSKLIPAIFATLALIVVLVFLNWFLLVLMISLAPILFLTIRLTGKYVKRRVFVFQRAFEAFSKGMLFVLQHMDLTRVQSYEEEEIIRRKAELHHLRRTSEKMAFIYAVHGQIQSTVVGLCGLIILVVGGAAVARGSMTLGEFLSFWVAAGLLNGRVNTITNSIPLLISGNESIITLHRLGDTGETRPYYGTKRIPFTGRIDLEGIRFGYDKTPILSGVDLKIREKSNIAILGANGAGKSTILLLLLGFYRPHAGQLLADGIPYDNLDMVELRRHIGVVMQHPTFFSGTIGENISYGCSDATLEKIRRAAHIALADEFIEKLPDGYDTPVGEEGVLLSGGEVQRIAIARALLRRLKLLILDEPTNHLELSAINRLMKNLLELDERPALVTISHDPDVFAHATELYHLENGILRRGGPVPAGPGGAGGPTGG
- a CDS encoding glycosyltransferase; protein product: MKTNPKTEAEQIAFYDETYDRFLKARAAVGEVICDYRIAGVTIRLSFAGERLLTHLTPALEHLKIIPDGLPDLTFCLWDSQSTGIRMPDPPCHRDHFTDRGDIWGFNSERIRTAFHWHDYSVNLLDHQCNNGIYWVATAETLPYWVKASPLRTLIHWGMERRGRQLLHAAAVGTEKGAVLITGKGGVGKSSTALACLQAGYSYVADDYLIVGLDPEPVVYNLYGTAKLDADNIDQYPMLRPHIKNPDKLRDEKAVLFLHPYFEDQMQLEMPLRALLVPGIVDAERTSFKNTEPSIARQAASFTTMSQLPNVGRRTYEFFDRLCSRLPCYRIELGRDRALIPRAIADFLDRDPGMVSQGPLVEKVSSAGRQNPLISVVIPVYNGAAFIKEAVENVLAQAYPSLEIIIVDDGSTDGTAEIIRGLPCDIRYFRQDNNGAASARNRGIRDTAGDLITFLDVDDLWPENNLRMLVDEMSRRPELDLIHGYAQLVEYSPRSKTYEYRGNPRESFPYYIGAGLYRKRVFDKVGLFDKTLKFGEDTDWYNRANEQKIPMMRIEAVTLLVRRHGGNMTHGKSLVELNMLRVFKKALDRKRILGEDTGARED
- a CDS encoding small multi-drug export protein, translating into MEAIREAIVAALQGVPPQVTVVILAMLPILELRGAIPWALAPIGGDLSLVEAVPLAILGNMIPVIPLLLWIGPISDWLRKMPLLDRFFTWLFQRTRRKGRLVEKYQAVGLALFVAIPLPITGAWTGAAAAFLFGIPFRQALLATLAGVCISATIVTLATLGVLALW
- a CDS encoding nucleotidyltransferase family protein, encoding MASLRKEAFWPTKDQEILLRAALLTGDKALDAWLEWTSRNDFIEENHDRGSFRLFPLVYKNLVACGLNDPLMTRLKGLYRYSWCANQRLFHETAAILKSLHEAGLQTMVLKGAPMALYYYNDVGVRPMADVDVLVPQEQVQEAIARLEKEDWRANTRSITDDLRFRHAVQLIGKDDHEFDLHWHVYRECLQNEADEELWQRSMELSFAGVPTRAMEPTDTLLHTVVHGIRWNPEPSIRWIPDAMIILQKAGNNIDWDRVLDQAGRRRIRLRAARGLRYLQEIFEAPIPHRILDGLESVPPTFTERIEYRYIGIDSDKRRSLFLGYYPILFVYFLRYSAGKSLFSKLAQIPEFMRYHFQLKRRSQVLPVVLGHIWNKIKKMVRKPEGKGRR
- a CDS encoding glycosyltransferase family 2 protein, encoding MGSEDETQDGSLISVIIPCYNAGKYIAEAIRSVLAQNHSPLEIIVIDDGSTDNSSEVISNFGEPVHYTYQQNAGISAARNTGLEQARGSTIAFLDADDLWTDGKLDRQRRVLEEDPSLGLVSGYAVQFVSPELPDILQKQIKYDPKPMPAQVAGAILVRRKVIKRVGVFSTAFTAGETIDWIMRINEAGIKTKMINDVVLKRRIHTTNIGIIDPDARSDYLKVAKAALDRRRKMADDMIREEE